From Halosolutus amylolyticus, a single genomic window includes:
- a CDS encoding NADH-quinone oxidoreductase subunit N gives MALLELPEWTALAPVLLLVGTAMALFLIDSISPRSTNRALLAGTATAGSLASLGVAAWFIAAGVGATGVESTGAIELFDGQLVVDGLALYFTMIVAIVTALVSVASYDYLQDHTYQAEYYSLVMLAATGMATMATANSLVTIFIAMELSSLPSYALVSILKDNRGSVEAGLKYFLIGALSSAIFVYGISLVYGATGSLQLDAIANVIVGGSDAVAGGIEPGSGHDVAELGGLLGLGILMLVGGFAFKTASVPFHFWAPEAYEGAPAPISAFLSSASKAAGFVIAFRVFTTAFPLEATTEVIGIEWTWAFVILAIVTMTVGNFAAATQDNVKRMLAYSSIGHAGYVLIGLAGVTADGGEVVMSAAMMHLLVYGFMNTGAFLFVALAEHWGVGRTFEDYGGLANRAPVACVALGIFMFSLAGVPPLGGFWSKYFLFTGALQVGTTAMLVVAAALVVNSALSLYYYSRLVKAVWIEEPIVERDALTQPTALYAAIVVAAVMTVVLLPAFGPVADTASEAAAAVLG, from the coding sequence ATGGCACTCCTCGAACTCCCCGAGTGGACGGCGCTCGCACCCGTCCTGCTCCTGGTCGGGACCGCGATGGCACTGTTCCTCATCGATAGCATCTCGCCTCGATCGACGAACCGGGCGCTGCTGGCGGGGACCGCGACCGCCGGTTCGCTGGCCTCGCTCGGCGTCGCCGCGTGGTTCATCGCCGCGGGCGTCGGCGCCACCGGCGTCGAGAGCACCGGCGCGATCGAACTGTTCGACGGGCAACTCGTCGTCGACGGCCTGGCGCTGTACTTCACGATGATCGTCGCGATCGTGACGGCGCTGGTCTCGGTCGCGAGCTACGACTACCTGCAGGATCACACCTACCAGGCCGAGTACTACTCGCTGGTCATGCTCGCGGCGACCGGGATGGCGACGATGGCGACCGCGAACAGCCTCGTGACGATCTTCATCGCCATGGAGCTGTCGAGTCTGCCGTCGTACGCGCTCGTCTCGATCCTCAAGGACAACCGCGGGAGCGTCGAGGCCGGCCTGAAGTACTTCCTGATCGGCGCGCTCTCGTCGGCCATCTTCGTCTACGGGATCAGCCTCGTCTACGGCGCGACCGGGAGCCTGCAACTCGACGCGATCGCGAACGTGATCGTGGGCGGCTCCGACGCGGTCGCAGGCGGGATCGAGCCGGGTTCGGGCCACGACGTCGCCGAACTGGGCGGCCTGCTCGGACTCGGCATCCTGATGCTCGTCGGCGGCTTCGCGTTCAAGACCGCGAGCGTCCCGTTCCACTTCTGGGCGCCCGAAGCCTACGAGGGCGCGCCGGCCCCGATTTCGGCGTTCCTCTCGTCGGCCTCGAAGGCCGCCGGCTTCGTGATCGCGTTCCGCGTGTTCACGACGGCGTTCCCGCTCGAGGCGACGACCGAGGTGATCGGGATCGAGTGGACCTGGGCCTTCGTCATCCTCGCGATCGTCACGATGACGGTCGGGAACTTCGCGGCGGCGACCCAGGACAACGTCAAGCGGATGCTCGCGTACTCCTCGATCGGCCACGCCGGCTACGTGTTGATCGGCCTGGCCGGAGTGACCGCCGACGGCGGCGAGGTCGTGATGAGCGCGGCGATGATGCACCTGCTGGTCTACGGCTTCATGAACACGGGTGCGTTCCTGTTCGTCGCGCTGGCCGAACACTGGGGCGTCGGTCGCACCTTCGAGGACTACGGCGGCCTGGCGAACCGGGCTCCGGTCGCCTGCGTCGCCCTCGGCATCTTCATGTTCAGCCTCGCGGGCGTGCCGCCGCTGGGTGGCTTCTGGAGCAAGTACTTCCTGTTCACCGGGGCGCTCCAGGTCGGCACCACCGCCATGCTCGTCGTCGCCGCGGCGCTGGTGGTCAACAGCGCGCTCTCGCTGTACTACTACTCGCGGCTGGTGAAGGCCGTCTGGATCGAAGAGCCGATCGTCGAGCGCGACGCGCTCACCCAGCCGACCGCACTGTACGCGGCGATCGTCGTCGCGGCGGTGATGACGGTCGTCCTGCTCCCTGCGTTCGGACCGGTCGCCGATACCGCATCTGAAGCGGCGGCCGCCGTCCTCGGCTGA
- a CDS encoding MTH865 family protein: protein MADEAELREQLVDAFEGADYPVSNQMDLVPALPNGPATSFESGDLSFTAMELGTKASGQQEFPYDDVDSLVDDIIAGLKDEGEL from the coding sequence ATGGCAGACGAAGCCGAACTTCGCGAGCAACTCGTCGACGCGTTCGAGGGCGCGGACTACCCCGTCAGCAACCAGATGGATCTCGTACCGGCACTGCCGAACGGGCCGGCGACCTCCTTCGAATCCGGCGATCTCAGCTTCACCGCGATGGAACTGGGCACCAAGGCCTCCGGCCAGCAGGAGTTTCCCTACGACGACGTCGACTCGCTCGTCGACGACATCATCGCCGGACTGAAAGACGAAGGCGAACTGTAG
- a CDS encoding DUF7541 family protein — MADHTTRTDDRTTASPWPFLLAVSLVLSEVGILVGLGPLAVGGLVLFVASVAGFVAESNHVTSPWPIAAGLGIVFVAGGTFLYAVGTDLLTIAGSDALVGLATRGTAIAVAGAFAVLGAVIGRYRDG, encoded by the coding sequence ATGGCCGATCACACCACCCGGACCGACGATCGGACGACCGCGAGTCCGTGGCCGTTCCTGCTCGCCGTCTCCCTCGTCCTGTCCGAGGTCGGCATCCTCGTCGGCCTCGGCCCCCTCGCGGTCGGCGGACTCGTGCTGTTCGTGGCCAGCGTCGCCGGCTTCGTCGCCGAGTCGAACCACGTGACGAGTCCGTGGCCGATCGCGGCGGGGCTCGGGATCGTCTTCGTCGCCGGCGGCACGTTCCTGTACGCCGTCGGAACCGACCTGCTGACGATCGCCGGTAGCGACGCCCTCGTCGGACTGGCGACCCGGGGAACCGCGATCGCCGTCGCCGGCGCGTTCGCGGTACTGGGGGCCGTGATCGGCCGGTATCGGGACGGATGA
- a CDS encoding polyprenyl synthetase family protein, which yields MRETLAKWRPAIDEAIADLIPREIDVDYLESFFGEATYEYDPDGLQRALSDPIWELLDRGGKRWRAVLFLVFIDAFGEDPAAYLPYACIPEILHNGTIIVDDVEDEAAMRRGEPALHHLYGEDVALNAGNAMYFLPLKILTRDPANLPADRRLAAYEMLMDELNRTHLGQGMDICWHNERDVRVTPEQYLEMCACKTGCLGRIVARLAAIITDQPAEVEEAVARYAELTAVAFQIGDDILDVENSLGRAGEFGKEFGNDIREGKKTLLVIHAIEKSDPERARRLQEILQADTNTDEEVLEALSIIEDTGGLACARERALDLAAEARAEIDGLDFDPGTVDKLHEFTEFVIDRDA from the coding sequence ATGCGGGAGACGCTTGCGAAGTGGCGGCCAGCTATCGACGAGGCCATCGCCGACCTCATTCCACGCGAGATCGACGTCGACTATCTCGAGTCGTTCTTCGGCGAGGCGACGTACGAGTACGATCCCGATGGGCTCCAGCGGGCCCTGTCGGATCCGATCTGGGAACTGCTCGATCGGGGCGGCAAACGGTGGCGCGCGGTGCTCTTTCTCGTCTTCATCGACGCGTTCGGCGAGGACCCGGCGGCGTACCTGCCCTACGCCTGTATCCCCGAGATCCTCCACAACGGGACGATCATCGTCGACGACGTCGAGGACGAGGCCGCGATGCGCCGCGGGGAACCGGCCCTGCACCACCTCTACGGCGAGGACGTCGCGCTCAACGCCGGGAACGCGATGTACTTCCTGCCGCTGAAGATCCTGACCCGGGACCCGGCTAACCTGCCGGCCGATCGCCGGCTGGCCGCCTACGAGATGCTGATGGACGAACTCAACCGGACCCACCTCGGCCAGGGGATGGACATCTGCTGGCACAACGAACGCGACGTCCGGGTCACACCCGAGCAGTACCTCGAGATGTGTGCGTGCAAGACCGGCTGCCTGGGGCGGATCGTGGCCCGACTGGCCGCGATCATCACCGATCAGCCGGCCGAGGTGGAGGAAGCCGTCGCGCGGTACGCCGAACTGACCGCGGTCGCGTTCCAGATCGGCGACGACATCCTGGACGTCGAGAACTCGCTCGGCCGTGCCGGCGAGTTCGGCAAGGAGTTCGGCAACGACATCCGCGAGGGGAAAAAGACCCTCCTCGTCATCCACGCGATCGAGAAGAGCGATCCCGAGCGCGCCCGCCGCCTCCAGGAGATCCTCCAGGCCGACACCAACACCGACGAGGAGGTCCTCGAAGCCCTCTCGATCATCGAGGACACCGGGGGCCTCGCGTGTGCCCGTGAGCGTGCCCTCGACCTGGCCGCCGAGGCACGTGCCGAGATCGACGGTCTCGACTTCGATCCCGGGACCGTCGATAAACTCCACGAGTTCACCGAGTTCGTCATCGATCGCGACGCGTAA
- a CDS encoding NAD(P)H-binding protein translates to MTDAGATADRVLIAGGTGDTGTELLSVLRPTDLTVRATCRSYADVDTLDRLGADEVVVADFFDPADAVTAVEDCDTVYCALGTAPSYRHTIGGKLVDRTGVLNLLTAAVAEDVSHVVHTSAIGVGNSKAGLSLPARLLIRGSLKAKQDAEMAIRRSGLDYTIVRPGKLTDAPPTGDLLVGEGGDSVSGSIARTDLARVLAAAPFTPDARNRTFEVVSRDGLEGTPSNLVDVDWAFDRVQADSDRMRL, encoded by the coding sequence ATGACCGACGCTGGAGCGACTGCCGATCGCGTCCTGATCGCCGGCGGGACCGGCGACACTGGCACCGAACTGCTGTCCGTCCTCCGCCCGACCGACCTCACCGTCCGTGCGACCTGCCGGTCGTACGCCGACGTGGACACCCTGGATCGCCTCGGTGCGGACGAGGTCGTCGTGGCGGACTTCTTCGACCCCGCGGACGCCGTCACCGCCGTCGAGGACTGTGACACCGTCTACTGCGCACTGGGGACCGCACCGAGTTACCGGCACACGATCGGGGGCAAACTCGTCGATCGAACCGGCGTACTCAACCTCCTGACGGCGGCGGTGGCCGAAGACGTTTCCCACGTCGTCCACACCAGTGCGATCGGGGTCGGCAACTCGAAGGCCGGACTGTCACTCCCCGCCCGACTCCTCATCCGCGGATCGCTGAAGGCGAAACAGGACGCCGAGATGGCGATCCGGCGCTCGGGGCTGGACTACACGATCGTTCGTCCCGGGAAACTGACGGACGCACCGCCGACCGGCGACCTGCTGGTCGGCGAGGGCGGCGACTCGGTGTCGGGATCGATCGCACGGACCGATCTCGCACGGGTGCTCGCCGCGGCGCCGTTCACCCCGGACGCGCGGAATCGAACGTTCGAGGTCGTCAGCCGGGACGGACTCGAGGGGACGCCGTCGAATCTCGTCGACGTCGACTGGGCGTTCGATCGGGTGCAGGCCGATAGCGATCGGATGCGCCTCTGA
- a CDS encoding DHH family phosphoesterase: MGFRLVLGCGSVGQRVVERLSDGHRLLVITEDQRTVETLRDESVPARRGDPTDRSVIADLETPGVIFVAADRTDVNRAALEHARAEFPSSSIVVYMGGNATETDRRECRALADHVVDAEAAMVDQVLAETTTTSAEAAIELRAQLQTIDGRLGVMMHDNPDPDAIASAVALVDIAASVGVDADACYYGEISHQENRAMVNLLDLDLRNLAPDDSLSEYEAFALIDHSRPGVNDQLPDDLHADIVIDHHPPRGPVPGEFVDLREYVGATSTVLTEYLDRFDVPFDSATATALLYGIRVDTNDFTREVSAADFNAASLLWPHVDTTVLRQIEQPTVEGETLETIARAIKNRDQRDSVAVASVGRIGNRDALPQAADQLLAMEGVETTLVFGFMDEMAFLSARSRAGDVDLGETLRDAFDQIGSAGGHADMAGAQLEIGILASADGEREVDSIVSVVEEVIANRFFEAIRTQPGIPVGTYTRTSEWLFTMDEDEETS, from the coding sequence ATGGGTTTCCGGCTGGTGCTCGGCTGTGGGTCCGTCGGTCAGCGGGTCGTCGAACGGCTTTCCGACGGGCACCGTCTCCTCGTAATCACCGAGGACCAGCGCACGGTCGAGACCCTGCGCGACGAGAGCGTCCCGGCGCGCCGCGGTGATCCCACCGATCGATCGGTCATCGCCGACCTCGAGACGCCAGGCGTGATCTTCGTGGCCGCCGACCGGACCGACGTCAACCGCGCCGCACTCGAACACGCCCGGGCGGAGTTTCCGTCGTCCTCGATCGTCGTCTACATGGGCGGGAACGCGACCGAAACCGACCGACGGGAGTGTCGCGCCCTCGCGGACCACGTCGTCGACGCCGAAGCGGCGATGGTCGACCAGGTGCTCGCCGAAACCACGACCACGTCCGCCGAGGCCGCCATCGAACTCCGGGCACAACTGCAGACGATCGACGGTCGGCTGGGGGTGATGATGCACGACAACCCGGACCCGGACGCGATCGCGAGCGCGGTCGCGCTGGTCGACATCGCGGCGTCGGTCGGCGTCGACGCCGACGCCTGTTACTACGGCGAGATCTCCCACCAGGAGAACCGGGCGATGGTCAACCTGCTGGATCTCGACCTGCGGAATCTCGCGCCGGACGACTCCCTGTCGGAGTACGAGGCGTTCGCCCTGATCGATCACTCCAGGCCCGGGGTCAACGACCAACTGCCGGACGACCTCCACGCCGACATCGTCATCGACCACCACCCGCCCCGCGGGCCGGTCCCCGGGGAGTTCGTCGACCTTCGAGAGTACGTCGGCGCGACCAGTACCGTCCTGACGGAGTATCTCGATCGGTTCGACGTCCCGTTCGATTCGGCGACGGCGACGGCACTGCTGTACGGCATCCGCGTCGACACGAACGACTTCACCCGCGAGGTGTCCGCCGCGGACTTCAACGCCGCGTCGTTGCTGTGGCCCCACGTCGACACGACCGTCCTGCGCCAGATCGAACAGCCGACCGTCGAGGGCGAGACCCTGGAGACGATCGCGCGGGCGATCAAGAACCGTGACCAGCGCGATTCGGTCGCGGTCGCGAGCGTCGGCCGGATCGGGAACCGCGACGCCCTGCCGCAGGCCGCCGACCAGTTGCTCGCGATGGAGGGCGTCGAGACGACCCTCGTCTTCGGGTTCATGGACGAAATGGCGTTCCTCTCGGCTCGATCGCGGGCCGGCGACGTCGACCTCGGCGAGACCCTGCGGGACGCGTTCGACCAGATCGGGAGCGCGGGCGGCCACGCCGACATGGCCGGCGCGCAACTCGAGATCGGCATCCTCGCCAGCGCCGACGGCGAACGGGAGGTCGACTCGATCGTCAGCGTCGTCGAGGAGGTCATCGCCAACCGGTTCTTCGAGGCGATCCGGACCCAGCCCGGCATCCCGGTCGGGACCTACACGCGGACGAGCGAGTGGCTGTTCACGATGGACGAGGACGAGGAGACGTCCTGA
- a CDS encoding DUF7520 family protein: MTPDRAPDSDRSRTAGEAEMRSLAGRRVVVGLGLALVAVTAAFGAVLGYALPARSGIETLAVAGVSVPVSPVTMALYGVLAVGTLLAVGLLALHIVSRFDENAE, encoded by the coding sequence ATGACGCCGGATCGAGCCCCCGATTCCGATCGGTCCCGGACTGCGGGCGAAGCCGAGATGCGGTCGCTCGCGGGCCGCCGCGTCGTCGTCGGCCTGGGACTCGCGCTCGTCGCCGTCACCGCCGCGTTCGGGGCGGTGCTCGGCTACGCGCTTCCCGCTCGATCGGGCATCGAGACGCTCGCCGTCGCCGGGGTCTCGGTCCCGGTCTCGCCCGTGACGATGGCGCTCTACGGGGTTCTCGCGGTGGGAACGCTCCTGGCAGTGGGACTACTGGCGCTACACATCGTGTCGCGGTTCGACGAGAATGCAGAGTGA
- a CDS encoding CBS pair associated ParBc domain-containing protein — MEIASERSKPRVEEYMTRDVATVSPDATVGAVAKRIAESDKHSGFPVCERRRVEGFVSSRDLLLADDGDPIFKVMTTDLLVAHPEMKVTDAARVILRSGIQKLPVVDDAGNLVGIISNADVIRSQIERATPEKVGKLMRTLEQIHDVTLSQERRTVPLDELTPTQGRVYADELEGRRYELEHGLAEPLVVIDNAGTLLLADGHHRVLAADRLEIDEMDAYVIVVDYEVDLGMAKTAEKENLERIDDIEVVDYARHPLVQTTKRLQSGE, encoded by the coding sequence ATGGAGATCGCGTCGGAACGGAGCAAACCCCGGGTCGAGGAGTACATGACGCGCGACGTGGCGACGGTTTCGCCCGACGCGACCGTCGGGGCGGTCGCAAAGCGGATCGCCGAGAGCGACAAGCACAGCGGATTCCCGGTCTGTGAACGCCGTCGGGTCGAAGGGTTCGTCAGTTCCCGGGACCTGTTGCTCGCCGACGACGGCGACCCGATCTTCAAGGTGATGACGACCGATCTGCTCGTCGCCCACCCCGAGATGAAGGTGACCGACGCGGCCCGGGTCATCCTCCGATCGGGGATCCAGAAACTCCCGGTCGTCGACGACGCGGGGAACCTCGTCGGCATCATCTCGAACGCGGACGTGATCCGGAGCCAGATCGAGCGGGCGACCCCCGAGAAGGTCGGGAAACTGATGCGGACGCTCGAGCAGATCCACGACGTCACGCTCAGCCAGGAACGCCGCACCGTTCCGCTCGACGAACTCACTCCCACCCAGGGCCGGGTCTACGCCGACGAACTCGAGGGGCGACGGTACGAACTGGAGCACGGCCTCGCCGAACCCCTCGTCGTGATCGACAACGCCGGGACGCTCCTGCTGGCCGACGGCCACCACCGCGTGCTCGCGGCGGACCGACTGGAGATCGACGAGATGGACGCCTACGTCATCGTCGTCGACTACGAGGTCGATCTCGGGATGGCCAAGACGGCCGAGAAGGAGAACCTCGAACGGATCGACGACATCGAGGTCGTCGACTACGCTCGCCACCCACTGGTCCAGACGACCAAACGGCTCCAGTCCGGGGAGTAG
- the acs gene encoding acetate--CoA ligase — protein MSDESGDGTEVELEARLEEQDRFEPPESFVEGANVTDEAIYEEFEENWPECWERAADLLSWDEAHDTVLEDGDAPFYEWFTGGELNASYNCLDRHVEDGRKNQAAIKWEGELGETRTYTYGDLLNEVEAFAAALRELGVEEDDVVTLYMPMIPELPIAMLACARIGAPHSVVFAGFSADALATRMNSADSEYLVTCDGYYRRGDALNHKEKADKGLRGVDHDVQTVVVDRLGDELTHFLGNDAHDYDDLVDAHEGATVEPVSRDAEDMLFLMYTSGTTGEPKGVKHTTGGYLSYAAWTSHAVLDVKPEDTYWCAADIGWITGHSYIVYGPLALGTTTMMYEGTPDYPERDRLWELIEKNRVDIFYTAPTAIRSFMKWGEEYPAGHDLSSLRLLGTVGEPINPRAWKWYYKHIGGEECPIVDTWWQTETGGMMITTLPGINTMKPGSAGPPLPGIDAQVVDVEGTPVDPGDAGYLTVQNPWPGMLRTLYDNDDRFLTEYWQEYSDPDAVNRQLTTPHSTESREDADEWVYFPEDGATIDEDGFVTVLGRVDDVINVSGHRLGTMEIESAIVGVPGVAEAAVVGGDHEVKGQAVYAYVILEDGQEPTDDLRERIVDGVEDGIGPIARPEQVVFTPELPKTRSGKIMRRLLEDIASGDELGDTSTLRNPGVVDDIAEQVETD, from the coding sequence ATGAGCGACGAATCCGGCGACGGAACGGAGGTCGAACTCGAGGCACGACTCGAGGAGCAGGATCGGTTCGAGCCTCCCGAGTCGTTCGTCGAGGGGGCGAACGTCACCGACGAGGCGATTTACGAGGAGTTCGAGGAGAACTGGCCGGAGTGCTGGGAACGAGCAGCCGACCTGCTCTCGTGGGACGAGGCGCACGACACCGTTCTCGAGGACGGCGACGCGCCGTTCTACGAGTGGTTCACCGGCGGCGAACTCAACGCGTCGTACAACTGCCTCGATCGCCACGTCGAGGACGGACGGAAGAATCAGGCGGCGATCAAGTGGGAGGGCGAACTCGGCGAGACCCGAACGTACACCTACGGCGACCTGCTGAACGAGGTCGAGGCCTTCGCGGCGGCGCTTCGTGAGCTCGGCGTCGAGGAGGACGACGTCGTCACGTTGTACATGCCGATGATCCCGGAGTTGCCGATCGCGATGCTGGCCTGTGCCCGCATCGGCGCACCGCACTCGGTCGTCTTCGCCGGCTTCTCGGCGGACGCGCTCGCCACGCGGATGAACTCGGCCGACAGCGAGTACCTCGTCACCTGCGACGGCTACTACCGCCGCGGCGACGCGCTCAACCACAAGGAGAAAGCCGACAAGGGGCTGCGCGGGGTGGACCACGACGTCCAGACGGTCGTCGTCGATCGACTCGGAGACGAACTCACGCACTTCCTCGGGAACGACGCCCACGACTACGACGACCTGGTCGACGCCCACGAGGGAGCGACGGTCGAGCCGGTCTCGCGGGACGCCGAGGACATGCTGTTCCTGATGTACACCTCGGGAACGACCGGCGAACCGAAGGGCGTCAAACACACGACCGGTGGCTACCTCTCGTACGCGGCGTGGACCTCCCACGCCGTCCTGGACGTGAAGCCGGAGGATACCTACTGGTGTGCGGCCGACATCGGCTGGATCACGGGCCACTCCTACATCGTCTACGGCCCGCTCGCCCTCGGAACGACGACCATGATGTACGAGGGGACCCCCGACTATCCCGAGCGCGATCGCCTCTGGGAACTGATCGAGAAGAACCGGGTGGACATCTTCTACACTGCCCCCACCGCCATCCGCTCGTTCATGAAGTGGGGCGAGGAGTATCCCGCAGGGCACGACCTCTCGAGCCTTCGCCTGCTCGGCACCGTCGGGGAGCCCATCAACCCGCGCGCCTGGAAGTGGTACTACAAGCACATCGGCGGTGAGGAGTGCCCGATCGTCGACACCTGGTGGCAGACCGAGACCGGGGGCATGATGATCACCACGCTGCCGGGGATCAACACCATGAAACCCGGCTCCGCGGGGCCACCCTTGCCGGGGATCGACGCGCAGGTCGTCGACGTCGAAGGAACCCCCGTCGACCCCGGCGACGCGGGCTATCTCACCGTCCAGAACCCCTGGCCGGGAATGCTCCGGACGCTGTACGACAACGACGATCGATTCCTCACGGAGTACTGGCAGGAGTACTCCGACCCGGACGCCGTCAACAGACAGTTGACGACCCCTCACTCGACGGAGTCTCGTGAGGACGCCGACGAGTGGGTCTACTTCCCCGAGGACGGTGCGACGATCGACGAGGACGGCTTCGTCACCGTGCTGGGTCGGGTCGACGACGTGATCAACGTCTCCGGCCACCGACTCGGCACGATGGAGATCGAGTCCGCGATCGTCGGGGTCCCCGGGGTCGCCGAGGCAGCCGTCGTCGGCGGGGACCACGAGGTCAAGGGGCAGGCCGTCTACGCCTACGTCATCCTCGAGGACGGACAGGAGCCGACCGACGATCTGCGCGAGCGAATCGTCGACGGCGTCGAGGACGGCATCGGGCCGATCGCCCGCCCCGAACAGGTGGTCTTCACGCCCGAACTGCCCAAGACCCGATCGGGGAAGATCATGCGCCGCCTGCTCGAGGACATCGCGAGCGGCGACGAACTCGGCGACACGTCGACGCTACGGAACCCGGGCGTCGTCGACGACATCGCAGAACAGGTCGAGACCGACTAG
- a CDS encoding acyl-CoA mutase large subunit family protein has translation MYDDEDLESIREATEEWEEETLDPVLERHGERQDRFATVSNLEVDRLYTPDDVADLDYLEDLGFPGEEPYTRGPYPTMYRGRTWTMRQFAGFGTAEETNERFHYLIDEGQTGLSTAFDMPTLMGLDSDDPMSQGEVGKEGVAVDTLRDMEILFDGIDLEEISTSFTINPSAPVIYAMYVALADQQGVPREKIRGTLQNDMFKEFIAQKEWVIPPEPSLDLVTDVVEFSTEETPKFHPISVSGYHIREAGSTAVQELAFTLADGFGYVEDAIDRGLDVDEFAPRLSFFFNCHNSFFEEIAKYRAARRIYARVMDDWYGAEKAESKRLKFHTQTAGQSLTAQQPLNNVVRVTIQALAGVLGGTQSLHTNSFDEALALPSEKAVRVALRTQQIIADESGVADIVDPMGGSFAVEALTDETEQRTMRYLEEIRDMGDGSVRDGILQGIDDGYFLREIQEASYEYQERVEREEEVVVGVNKYTLEEDTSPDILQIDETTEERQLARLEDVKADRDDDAVEDALDELQAAIDRGENTMPYIVDAVKAYATMGEIMQVFEDAHGAYSEEIGLA, from the coding sequence ATGTACGACGACGAGGACCTCGAATCGATCCGGGAGGCCACGGAGGAGTGGGAAGAAGAGACGCTCGATCCCGTGCTGGAGCGTCACGGGGAGCGCCAGGATCGATTCGCGACGGTCTCGAACCTCGAAGTGGATCGGCTCTACACGCCCGACGACGTCGCCGACCTCGACTACCTCGAGGATCTCGGCTTTCCGGGCGAAGAGCCCTACACCCGGGGTCCGTACCCGACGATGTACCGCGGGCGGACGTGGACGATGCGCCAGTTCGCCGGCTTCGGGACCGCAGAGGAGACCAACGAGCGCTTCCACTACCTGATCGACGAGGGTCAGACCGGGCTCTCGACGGCGTTCGACATGCCGACGCTGATGGGACTGGACTCCGACGACCCGATGAGTCAGGGCGAGGTCGGCAAGGAGGGCGTCGCCGTCGACACGCTCCGGGACATGGAGATCCTCTTCGACGGGATCGATCTCGAGGAGATCTCGACGAGTTTCACGATCAACCCGTCCGCACCGGTGATCTACGCGATGTACGTCGCGCTGGCGGACCAGCAGGGCGTCCCGCGCGAGAAGATCCGGGGCACCCTCCAGAACGACATGTTCAAGGAGTTCATCGCACAGAAGGAGTGGGTGATTCCTCCGGAGCCCTCGCTCGATCTCGTCACGGACGTCGTCGAGTTCAGCACCGAGGAGACGCCGAAGTTCCACCCCATCTCCGTCTCGGGCTATCACATCCGCGAGGCGGGGTCGACCGCCGTCCAGGAACTCGCGTTCACGCTCGCCGACGGCTTCGGCTACGTGGAGGACGCGATCGATCGCGGCCTGGACGTCGACGAGTTCGCCCCGCGGCTCTCCTTTTTCTTCAACTGTCACAACTCCTTCTTCGAGGAGATCGCCAAGTACCGGGCGGCCCGGCGGATCTACGCCCGCGTGATGGACGACTGGTACGGTGCTGAGAAGGCCGAGTCGAAGCGCCTCAAGTTCCACACCCAGACTGCGGGCCAGTCGCTGACCGCCCAGCAGCCGCTGAACAACGTCGTCCGGGTGACGATCCAGGCGCTGGCCGGCGTCCTCGGCGGTACCCAGTCGCTTCACACCAACAGCTTCGACGAGGCGCTCGCCTTGCCCTCCGAGAAGGCGGTCCGGGTCGCGCTGCGAACCCAGCAGATCATCGCCGACGAGTCCGGCGTCGCGGACATCGTCGACCCTATGGGCGGGAGTTTCGCCGTCGAGGCGCTCACCGACGAGACCGAACAGCGAACGATGCGCTACCTCGAGGAGATCCGCGACATGGGCGACGGCTCGGTCCGTGACGGCATCCTGCAGGGCATCGACGACGGCTACTTCCTCCGCGAGATCCAGGAGGCCTCCTACGAGTACCAGGAACGCGTCGAGCGCGAGGAGGAGGTCGTCGTCGGGGTCAACAAGTACACGCTCGAGGAGGACACCAGTCCCGACATCCTCCAGATCGACGAGACCACGGAGGAACGCCAGCTCGCCCGCCTCGAGGACGTCAAGGCCGATCGGGACGACGACGCCGTCGAAGACGCGCTCGACGAACTTCAGGCGGCGATCGATCGCGGCGAGAACACGATGCCGTACATCGTCGACGCCGTCAAGGCGTACGCGACGATGGGCGAGATCATGCAGGTGTTCGAGGACGCACACGGCGCCTACAGCGAGGAGATCGGACTGGCCTGA